One window of Halorussus sp. MSC15.2 genomic DNA carries:
- a CDS encoding DUF6789 family protein: MASETSTAVGTPVEQFAWKGGALAGFLGGIVMGAMLTMQMRPVIEVAIPSMYGLAGLPAGWLVHLFHSVALGIVFAAVVGALPTTVNSTGKSAALGVGYGVVLWVVLAAVVMPVWLGAVGFPKAPPLPNFNPTSLVGHVVYGLVLGAAFPSLRDS, encoded by the coding sequence ATGGCTTCGGAAACCAGCACGGCGGTCGGAACGCCAGTCGAACAGTTCGCGTGGAAGGGCGGCGCACTCGCCGGATTTCTCGGCGGCATCGTCATGGGTGCGATGCTCACGATGCAGATGCGACCCGTCATCGAAGTCGCCATCCCCTCGATGTACGGGCTGGCGGGTCTCCCGGCGGGATGGCTCGTCCACCTCTTCCACTCGGTGGCCCTCGGAATCGTGTTCGCGGCCGTCGTCGGAGCGTTGCCGACCACCGTGAACTCGACGGGCAAGAGCGCCGCCCTCGGCGTCGGCTACGGCGTCGTCCTGTGGGTCGTTCTCGCCGCGGTCGTCATGCCCGTCTGGCTCGGCGCGGTCGGCTTTCCGAAGGCACCGCCGCTCCCCAACTTCAATCCCACGAGTCTCGTCGGCCACGTCGTCTACGGGCTTGTTCTCGGTGCGGCGTTCCCCTCCCTCCGCGATTCGTAG
- a CDS encoding CapA family protein produces MARLGFTGDVMLGRKVDETQRRRNRPVSAVWGDLTERLRSLDALFVNLECCLSTRGERWTRTHRPFHFRADPDWAVSALDAAGVEWANLANNHLLDFGENALLDTLDRLDSAGIARSGAGEDREAARAPATVEVGDSDDTAADDMRIAFVSATDNTPEFAAGPDSPGTAYLDLSDETEARETMAEMLARARRTDPDLLVVALHWGPNMVEEPPDHFRRFGRWLAERGVDLVHGHSAHVFQAVEVHDGTPVLYDCGDFVDDYAVDSDLRNDRSFLFEVRVEDGEISELRLLPTEIDDFAVHEASAEAAAWSRKRMRELSAGFGTRFETDGEELVLEP; encoded by the coding sequence ATGGCACGACTCGGATTCACGGGCGACGTGATGCTCGGTCGAAAGGTAGACGAGACCCAACGTCGCCGGAATCGACCAGTGAGCGCGGTCTGGGGTGACCTCACCGAGCGTCTGCGGTCCCTCGACGCGCTCTTCGTCAATCTGGAGTGTTGCCTCTCGACTCGCGGCGAACGGTGGACCCGGACACACCGGCCGTTTCACTTCCGGGCCGACCCCGACTGGGCGGTGTCCGCGCTCGACGCAGCGGGCGTCGAGTGGGCGAATCTCGCCAACAACCACCTGCTGGACTTCGGCGAGAACGCGCTGCTCGACACGCTCGACCGCCTCGATTCGGCGGGCATCGCGCGTTCCGGCGCGGGGGAGGACCGCGAGGCGGCCCGCGCACCGGCGACGGTCGAGGTCGGCGACTCGGACGACACCGCCGCCGACGACATGCGAATCGCGTTCGTCTCGGCAACCGACAACACGCCCGAGTTCGCCGCGGGACCCGACAGTCCCGGCACCGCGTACCTCGACCTGTCGGACGAAACCGAGGCGCGCGAGACGATGGCGGAGATGCTGGCCCGCGCTCGGCGCACCGACCCAGACTTACTGGTGGTGGCGCTCCACTGGGGACCGAACATGGTCGAAGAACCGCCCGACCACTTCCGGCGGTTCGGTCGGTGGCTGGCCGAGCGCGGGGTGGATTTAGTCCACGGCCACAGCGCCCACGTCTTTCAGGCGGTCGAGGTCCACGACGGGACGCCCGTCCTCTACGACTGCGGCGACTTCGTGGACGACTACGCGGTCGATTCGGACCTCCGGAACGACCGGAGTTTCCTCTTCGAGGTCCGAGTCGAAGACGGGGAAATTTCCGAACTGCGGCTCTTGCCGACGGAAATCGACGACTTCGCGGTCCACGAGGCGAGCGCGGAAGCGGCCGCGTGGAGCAGGAAACGGATGCGTGAACTGTCGGCCGGGTTCGGGACCCGATTCGAGACCGACGGTGAGGAACTGGTGCTGGAACCCTGA
- a CDS encoding manganese catalase family protein: protein MFYHDNELQYEVEVEEPDPQFAKMLQEAIGGVEGEMRVALQYMFQAFGQPKERQEYRNLLMETAAEELGHIEMLATAVSKNLQGAPEEMRREARENDAVIDAMMSGGQPRQALSAGLHAMPVDANGNPFSGNFIVASGNLAADMYANIMAESTGRLLATRLYEMTDDPGMKDMLAYLIARDTMHQNQWHAVLEELGETLPVPASFPQEKENQDFNYEFMSTFREERENPHERWTEGVSIDGKGEFSFGTQPGGGNPQLEKAIEQMHNEASQAGGSTGDSSIDDTSTNE, encoded by the coding sequence GTGTTTTACCACGACAACGAACTCCAGTACGAAGTCGAAGTCGAAGAGCCGGACCCGCAGTTCGCCAAGATGTTGCAGGAGGCCATCGGCGGCGTCGAGGGGGAGATGCGCGTCGCGCTCCAGTACATGTTCCAAGCGTTCGGACAGCCGAAGGAGAGACAGGAGTACCGCAACCTGCTGATGGAGACCGCCGCCGAGGAGTTGGGCCACATCGAGATGCTGGCGACCGCCGTCTCGAAGAACCTGCAGGGCGCGCCCGAGGAGATGCGCCGGGAGGCCCGCGAGAACGACGCCGTCATCGACGCGATGATGAGCGGCGGTCAGCCGCGACAGGCGCTGTCGGCCGGACTCCACGCGATGCCCGTGGATGCCAACGGCAACCCCTTCAGCGGGAACTTCATCGTCGCCAGCGGGAACCTCGCGGCGGACATGTACGCGAACATCATGGCCGAGTCCACCGGGCGACTGCTGGCGACGCGGCTGTACGAGATGACCGACGACCCCGGCATGAAGGACATGCTCGCGTACCTCATCGCCCGCGACACGATGCACCAGAACCAGTGGCACGCGGTCCTCGAAGAGTTGGGCGAGACGCTTCCGGTCCCCGCCAGCTTCCCGCAGGAGAAGGAGAATCAGGACTTCAACTACGAGTTCATGTCCACGTTCCGCGAGGAGCGCGAGAACCCCCACGAGCGGTGGACCGAAGGAGTGTCCATCGACGGCAAGGGCGAGTTCTCGTTCGGCACGCAACCCGGCGGCGGGAACCCACAGCTCGAAAAGGCCATCGAGCAGATGCACAACGAGGCGTCCCAAGCAGGCGGAAGCACGGGCGACTCCAGCATCGACGACACGAGTACGAACGAATAA
- the argF gene encoding ornithine carbamoyltransferase, protein MSNYATESTTTPTAESPVSHVLDVDDLADDDLADVFSTAADLKAAHREGEPHALLPNQTLAMLFEKPSTRTRVSFETGMTQLGGHAVYLGPDTTHLDHGEPVADTARALSRYVDAVMARVFDHGALESMATHATVPVINGLSDDAHPCQTLADLFTVYERFDGFEGVDVAWVGDGNNVAQSFAIGAAMAGLDLTMATPEGYEPDDGVLERADERGSAPEVVHDPETAVEGADVVYTDVWVSMGEEDEREEKLGDFDGFQVNDDLLAAAPEADVMHCLPAHRGEEITGDVLESDRAVVWQQAENRMHTQKALLTHLLGAH, encoded by the coding sequence ATGAGCAACTACGCGACCGAATCCACGACGACCCCGACCGCCGAATCGCCAGTCAGCCACGTCCTCGACGTAGACGACCTCGCGGACGACGACCTCGCCGACGTGTTCTCGACCGCCGCGGACCTCAAGGCGGCCCACCGAGAGGGCGAACCCCACGCGCTCCTGCCGAACCAGACGCTCGCCATGCTGTTCGAGAAGCCTAGCACCCGGACGCGGGTTTCGTTCGAGACGGGGATGACCCAGTTGGGCGGCCACGCCGTCTACCTCGGGCCGGACACGACGCACCTCGACCACGGCGAACCCGTCGCCGACACCGCCCGCGCGCTCTCGCGCTACGTCGATGCGGTGATGGCGCGCGTGTTCGACCACGGGGCGCTCGAATCGATGGCCACCCACGCCACCGTCCCGGTGATAAACGGACTCTCGGACGACGCCCACCCGTGTCAGACCCTCGCAGACCTCTTCACCGTCTACGAGCGGTTCGACGGGTTCGAGGGCGTGGACGTCGCGTGGGTCGGCGACGGTAACAACGTCGCCCAGTCGTTCGCCATCGGGGCCGCGATGGCCGGACTCGACTTGACGATGGCGACCCCGGAGGGGTACGAACCGGACGACGGCGTGCTGGAGCGCGCCGACGAGCGCGGTTCTGCACCCGAGGTCGTCCACGACCCCGAGACCGCCGTCGAGGGCGCGGACGTGGTGTACACCGACGTGTGGGTCAGCATGGGTGAAGAGGACGAGCGCGAGGAGAAACTCGGCGACTTCGACGGCTTTCAGGTGAACGACGACCTGCTCGCGGCCGCGCCGGAGGCCGACGTGATGCACTGTCTGCCCGCCCACCGCGGCGAGGAGATTACCGGCGACGTGCTGGAGAGCGACCGGGCGGTGGTCTGGCAACAGGCCGAGAACCGGATGCACACCCAGAAGGCGCTGTTGACCCATCTTCTCGGCGCGCACTGA
- a CDS encoding [LysW]-lysine hydrolase has product MSASADAGVSDEAARELLADLVSIPSPSGEERECAERLAAFFEERGREVWLDEVGNVRAPADDSVLLTSHIDTVPGDIPVRTESGDGTETLWGRGSVDATGPLAAMAAAAVETGVSFVGVVGEETDSRGARHLVEDRDSPDAVVNGEPSGWDGVTLGYRGFLAGEYAVETDSAHTSRPDPNAIQAAMDWWRSVEDAFAEGSGETVDGEERGDAEDGEDETPVFEQVTAKPVEFAGGTAADGLSVEASAEVQFRIPPGATAAQIRETVEAELDEGAIDWREPIPPVMETPRSEVARAFRAAIRRVGGDPRLLRKTGTSDMNLYAGAWDCPMATYGPGDSDLDHAPNEHLDLGEFDRSIAVLNAVSEDLAEP; this is encoded by the coding sequence GTGAGCGCGAGCGCCGACGCGGGCGTGAGCGACGAGGCGGCCCGCGAACTCCTCGCGGACCTCGTGTCCATCCCCTCACCCTCGGGCGAGGAACGGGAGTGCGCCGAGCGCCTCGCGGCGTTCTTCGAGGAGCGCGGCCGGGAGGTCTGGCTGGACGAGGTCGGCAACGTCCGCGCGCCCGCCGACGACTCGGTCCTGCTGACTTCGCACATCGACACGGTGCCCGGCGATATTCCGGTCCGCACCGAATCCGGCGACGGCACGGAGACGCTGTGGGGCCGCGGGAGCGTGGACGCCACGGGTCCCCTCGCGGCGATGGCCGCGGCGGCGGTCGAGACGGGCGTCAGTTTCGTCGGCGTGGTCGGCGAGGAGACCGACTCGCGGGGCGCGCGCCACCTCGTCGAGGACCGCGACTCCCCCGACGCCGTGGTCAACGGCGAACCCTCGGGTTGGGACGGCGTGACGCTCGGCTACCGGGGGTTTCTGGCCGGGGAGTACGCGGTCGAGACGGACTCGGCCCACACCTCCCGGCCCGACCCCAACGCGATACAGGCGGCGATGGACTGGTGGCGGTCGGTCGAGGACGCGTTCGCCGAGGGAAGCGGCGAGACCGTAGACGGTGAAGAACGCGGGGACGCCGAGGACGGGGAAGACGAGACTCCCGTCTTCGAGCAGGTCACCGCCAAGCCGGTCGAGTTCGCTGGCGGCACTGCGGCCGACGGTCTCTCGGTGGAAGCCAGCGCCGAGGTGCAGTTCCGGATTCCGCCGGGCGCGACGGCGGCGCAGATTCGGGAGACGGTCGAAGCCGAACTGGACGAGGGGGCCATCGACTGGCGGGAGCCGATTCCGCCCGTGATGGAGACGCCCCGAAGCGAGGTGGCGCGAGCGTTCCGGGCCGCGATTCGACGAGTCGGGGGCGACCCTCGACTCCTCCGCAAAACCGGAACCAGCGACATGAACCTCTACGCCGGAGCGTGGGACTGCCCGATGGCGACCTACGGTCCCGGCGACTCAGACCTCGACCACGCGCCGAACGAACACCTCGACCTCGGAGAGTTCGACCGCTCCATCGCGGTCCTGAACGCCGTCTCCGAGGACCTCGCCGAACCATGA